The Pagrus major chromosome 1, Pma_NU_1.0 genome includes the window GTCGAGCGCACCCGATGTAAGACCTAAGTGACTTAATGATGATATAAAGGAGAGCAGCTCAGAAATAAACGCAGGTGGACTAATTGAAGACGGTCCAGGCTACCACTATAAGAGAACTCGTTTTTTTGCCAGGTGGGATTAAAATGGAAACATAACAgtcatgtaaaaatatattcagtCTTTATTGATCATCttaaaaaagtagaaataaGGCACAATACATTTTTCATCACCACCTATCATCAAAATTGTAGTCTAAGTGTTGAGTCCTCGGCGAGTGCACCATCCCATCTGCTAGGCTGTCCCATGTTCCTGACAGATGATCAACCTCACTGACTCTGAAGGAAACAAGAGCAATGAGAGATGGCAAAGGAATAGCTGTGGTAATGGGAAGAATAGAAAATCCAAATAAGcttcaaacagaaaatattgCTGAAGTGCAACTGGAGCTTTTTATACATGGAACCAGACTTAAATGCACTGTGTGAAACTCCCATGCTTAGTGctgcagacattttacagtATCATTTAGGCCAAACTAGAGCAAAAAGAAATCTATGTATACATGCTGTAatacatgttgtattttgtttattctacaccacacaacaccagaTTTTACTCATCCAAAGCACTGCCATTGCAGTGAATGCTTTGGAGTAATTTATGAACACAGGTAAAGCTTtagtttcattgtttctttgtctATTAGTTGCTATGACAGCAGGACCTGACTAACCTGCAGTTGTATGACAGATTGAGGGCAGAGTAGAGCTCTGGAGTGCTGGGGGTTTGAACTCTTCTCTGATGTAATGCAGAAACAGCAGCTGCCCCCGAGTGGGTGGAGGATGGAGTAATGGGAAGACAGCCTGAAATGCTCGTGGGGCCCAAACCTGAGAAATCTGGAGCCACGCACATATAAAAGTATTTCACCACATTACAACCGTCAGTTTTCCATTGCTGCACCATTTTAAGTTAGCTGCATACTCACTGAGAGCAGAGCTCTCTCTCCTGTTGTTTCTTGGTGCTCCTTTACTACACAGAGGTGAGTCACACAGGTACTGCTGCTTCAGCAGGGAGGCCTTCTGTTGCTCAAAATCACGGCGCTGTACACACAGGAAAATATTTACAGAGTTACAAGCAGCTTTTTAAGCCAGCATGCAAAGCTCTTTTTGTATGAGGAAACTACTGTAAATGCATCTTTGGACAAGATGCTCTCTGACAGTCAATACAGTTTTCCCCTTCACAACCAGCatactttattcttttttaaacagtAGGGACCAGCAGCCTAGCACAAAACGATCCAAGCAGTGATCATATCCCATGAAAACAACCGTCTAACTTATTCTCTTCCCACCTCATGACTTAGTCGGATGGCAGCGTCAGTGAAGCACTGCCTCTCCCTTTCAAAAGTCTGCCTCTGATGATCGAACTCTGCCCAGCGCACCTGAAGACGTTCCCACTCTTCCAAAAAGTAAGAATCAGCCAGTTCAGAGGGGACAGGTGAAGCAACGCTGTCCTGCACACAAGGAGAGTATTTTGAAGTCGAACACtagaaaaaaagttgtaaaagtgtgcatgtgtatgcGTGATAGTTCATAGGTCatacctgcagcagctgctgttgtACTCTGACAAGCTGCTGACTTTCCTTCAGGTCAGTTTCTAGTCGAGCCAGGAGCTTGTCATGGTCGGTACCAACACCAGTGTGGCCTGTAAAGTCAAGAAAGACCATGTTGTAGTCCTGAGGACAGCATTTCTCAATCATAATATAAAGACGGCTAAAGGGATACATCTGGAAAGAGTCCTTCTTGTGTAAACACATCAAGGCATCAGTTTAAAGATTTGCTGATCTCAGGTCTTTACcttcagacaggaagtcatcCAATCTCCTCTGAACCTGCCTCCAACTCTGAACCACACCTCCTGTGACATGGTCACCGAGCGCCACCTCAGCTTGATCTAGCCTTTTGTCTGCAGTTTGGACCTCATCCTGAACATCCACCACATCCGACAGggtctttaaaaaaagattacacTAATTTTGTTATCTTGGATTAAACATAACTTCTAGATTCAGAGTTTTCTTTCTTGACTTTGGAAACAGCACTTGAGAAAAACAATGTCAACACAAGGTCTTTTTAgaagctgttctggagcttttgataGCTTTACACGATCTTCCTCAGCAGGTGGAAGGTTTACCAGTTCCCAGCTTTCAAGCTCTTGAACTGCTCCTAAATGGACCTTGTTTTGGACAAACTCCGCTTTAAATGCACcgtatgtaatttctgccgcaATGgatctgtcaatcaaaacaaaagatgtaacTGGCATGGGATCATGTGAggatttttattcatgttacatttagtcacgttcacagacttccttcctcaccctcTGACTTTCTCccggaagttatagcaacaggccACCAGTAagttcatttcctgtttgatGAATGTCTCTTGGGCCCAGTGACCAATGCTAGTTATTGCCCTGCAGCAGCCTTAAATTAAACACCTCTTTTGTTTTACTCACATGCTCCATGTCGACTCTGAGTGCATGAAGCAGTGTGGTGAGGCTGTGGCGCAGCTTCATCGCCTCTCTGAGCTCTGCTTCTCTGCGCTCCAGCATCAGACGTAGCGTTGCCTCCTCTCGTCTACAAGTGAAGAGTGAACAGGGGTTagaaagaggcagagaacaCTCAGAAAGCATTTAAAATAGCAACCAACGTACTTTGCAGCAGGCCTGAATGATTTGATCGGCTGTTCCCTTTTGCCACGACCTCCTTGCGGAAAGTTCAACACCTCTATGGCTGGATAGAAAAATGCAAGATGGTAAACGAAGAGTGATTTCAGTTTCATATCTGTTATATAGCTATGCATGCAAATTGCTGCGTGTgaaatattctgtgtatttcATCTTTGACACCACAGAGTGAGTCTCACAGGGTCCTTTCTCTCGGTGTCTGTCAGCCAGTTGTGACAGTCGCTCCTTCAGTCTGTTGCTGTGCTGCTCTCGACGCCTCAGCTCTGCCTCCTGCTGGTTACCACGCAGCTGCAGATGAGTGCACTGGCGAGAGGGAACAGATGACTGAAGAGGGGgaataaaaggtaaaaaaggTATTCAGACAGTTAAATCCTCTTACAGTAACTTACTTTGACCCGTTCACATCTCAGCATGTCCTGCAGCCTGGCCACGTGCTCATCCATCTCTTTCAGCTGCTCCTACAAGATAGAGCTTTAGTTTTACAAGCACTCGTCTATATCATTCACTTGATTTTCACCCACCCTCAGTGGGTCTCTTGGCTCTCTGTGCTCCTCCCTGTCAGCCCACCAGGAGGCGCTGTGAGAGAGCTCATCCAGAGGGCTGGGATCCCTCAGCAGAAGGGAGTCTGAAATTGGCAAGAGGAGCAGGGAGAAAGGGGGTgaatgaaagacagaaacctGGTGGTAAGTGGTCTCAAGTTTTATAGCTCCTGTATCTATATTTAAGATGACAGGTGACGGCGTTACCTGAGCTCTCCAGGCGTCTTCCAAGTTTCCTCTGACCAAGCCTGGAAGCCATCTTGGTGCCATATTCACACCATAGCAAAACAGGgacattttacacacatgcaACAAGATAGTGACACTATTTACAGACATTTCTTGGACAATGTGTCCTTTGAGTATTTTTAATGACAAACATCACCATAGTAACAAAGGATCAGTTCACATCTCCAGTACCTTACCTGAGCAGTAATACTTCCTCAAACAGATGCTGCCTCTTTTATTTCCAGGTGATGGCACTTCTGCTAATTAACACTGACAATGGGCTGGAGGATGGAAGCTTCCGTATTTAAAAGATCCAGCAAACCTGATTCTTAACTAAACTTGTGCACAGGTTTGGTGGTattaacttgtttttatgtaaGGTGTTTTATGTAGGTGTTTCCCAAATTCAAAGAAATACCCATGATGGGTGGAGCAAGCTTGATAGTCCCTGAGACACCCAGACAAACTTGCTCAGCCAGTTTAGGTTCAGCTCAGCATTGTTGAAGCCCAAACTTTACATCTGCATGTGGTATGATATTTTGCTtacatttgtagttttttttccttacaaATATATTATGAATATCAATAAATCAGTCTTTGAGATCTTCCCAGACTGTCtgtacataaaaacaacatcacTGAAGCTGCTACACTGTGATTCATGTGAATTTGCAATGAGTTTACAGTGCTACCTGTCTGGTATTATCCTGTGCATTTATGACAGTGTGGCCAGATGTCCACCATAGTCATTGTTTGATCAAGTACATTTAGTCCAGCAGCTGCTCACtggcaaacaaaacaacaaccgTGTTCACTTTATCCGGCTCTCTATATACAAACAATACTCTTGGAGATGTTGGCATTTGCACatccttctgtctgctttcactcTGACGTTGGAAAGCCTTACACTGACATCAAAGAGGCTGCGACCTCTCTTTAATATCTTTTCTGATCTGTTCATGTCTTGATAGGAACAATAAATTGCAGGCTTATAAGTAAGGAaatctccaaaacaaaaaagatacagaaattcatgagattcaaaaatcacacacagcagTTCGTCGGTGTCCgaaaaagtaatttaatttcTAAAAGGTTGCCCACAGTGGCAGAGTTAAGAAAGATACAGGCCAACAGTAGTAAAAGTTTTGGTTGATTGGAATACGATTCCAGTGTGGAAAACAATTAATGCAGTAAGTCACCGCAGCATGATTCATTACATACAAACAACATTTGGAAGTTTTAAACAGATAAATGAACATTTGCTGTTTGGcaatttgtatatattttttttcaaagtgagGCATATTTGCCACCAGGTTGCACAACCCAAATAGTGTAAGGcttgatgtgttgttttttaaattaaagacaGGAACGTATACGCTGATAAAAGCAACCTCAACAGGCTGTTAAATATATACAGAAAAAAGACAGGATGAAAGGTTAATATAAAATCACATGCCCTGCACTGATAGGGTTAAATTCTGTACCATGTTGTACCTCAGATTAGTAGTAACACCTTTACCATTGCCACTAATACATGTTTAAGACACATCAGTTTAGCTCAGTAACAGTATGTCTGTTGGCCACAATATGAAATACAGTGTATATAACACAATTCTTGAACAGCACctgttttaaattaatgtttgattgtttcacacaaaacacaagaggAAGTTGCACTTTCAGTAGCCAATCACATGGGCTGAAGTTCACTGACTGGAGACAGACACCATTAGGTCAGTAAATTTAGACCGGGCATGTTAAAGTACAGGGTAAACCAACAACGGCTTAATTATTAGTCAAGTTAGtgtcaaaaacaacttttttacCATGTTCTGTAGAGTTTGGCCCTGCTTTAATGTAACAGATGGGAGTTATGATACCATTAGTTTTGGCAAACAAGTGGGAAAGTTCCCTCCCCGAACTCATCAGTCCCATGTTGCATCATCCCATGAGGAGCTGCTGGCTCGGTTCACGACGACATCAAGAAGTGAAGATAGACTTTGACGGATAAATTCAGAAATCCCCAACCTGCATTTCTGCTgtagacagaaaaacacataacTGTTTAACACTTACATGGATAACTTATTACAAATAACTGCTACAGGCATTCTCcaaagcagacattttaataTGTCAGTAGGAAAATGACAGGtgtaaataatttttaaaaaaattaacattggctgaattccatttagctacttcagtttcagggtcctgatACGGTTCATACTGACAACAGAGACATCGTTattgttattagtaacaccaGTGAATTTCTTCTATGACAAGTTCTATTGGTGACTTCAAATAAAAGGTATATAAAACATTCGCTTCCAGTGGTAAAGCAAATTTGCATCTTTACTTCATGTAGAGTTCATCTTTGGTGAGCTTTCCCAGCAAAGTTGCAGCCACAACCAATAGCATGGAAATCCGAGCTATTGGTTGTGGCCTCTCAAACAGACTTCAAACCAGCCAACTGATTTCCATGTGCATCCCATCCTGCACTGCTACATTCAACCCCAGGAGGTGATGGCCCTATAGCTCCAAGCACCTTTAACCTCAAGTGCACGGTCACACGTGCACGAAATTGGAGAAGCCATGTGTGCAAATTTGCTTCTTCGCTTTGTGTGGATTTAAACTTTGGTGAACTTTGATACAAATTTTGCCTTGGCTGGTTATGTTCTTTTCCCCCTGGATAcgcaaatgtgtgttttcagcgCTTCTCTAATTTCACGCATGTGTGACCATACCCCAGCAGAGGTCTAATCAGCCAGAGTAGCTGAAAACACCTAAGTGAATGTGTAACACCTTTACTGGCTTTACAACAGGTGCACTTCCACAAAGTACTCTACAAGTAATGCATGGTCTAAACAAAGTATTCAAGAAAAAGACTGCTTATTCCTTTATATTTCACCAAAGGACGACGATCAATTACATACGCTGGCTTGCCTGGTATGGTATTAATGTTACTGGGAACTAAACTTTGTAAGATTTCCAGCAACTTATCTGTGGAATATCctgagtaaccgggtcatgatttctggaaagagacattgttggggagtttttcaaatgtatttttttggtgctttgagcaccacaagctgagtgccatctggTCTATTATATTGGAGAGATGTCAAACATCTCTATAattgatatctccaaaactctgcaactcacaccaaaacaatgtagGTGGATAAATAGgggaaaaatatgtttgtttttggggtgaactttcGCTTTAAACAATTGGTCAAGCATCAAAAAATAGTTGCCATTGAATTCCTGTTGATCGACTATAAGTACAAAGCACAGTagagcacagaaaaacaaaataaccagCAGCTTTAACTAGCGACAGAAATGGAGCTGAACGAATAATTTAATCAATCGTTTCATTGTGAGAAAAACGAACTGCAATCATTTTGATAATTTAAGGTTTACAtaatttttcaagaaaaaaaagccaaacttGCTTGTTCCAGGTTCTATAATGTCAagattttgcatttttataataattaaattttttttatttgccaaGTTGGACGTAACAAGATGTTAGCACAGTAAACTGTGATGgccattttctgtcttttctgtcattttaaagagaaaacaatcGTTTAATCAGAAAATAATTGTCATCCATGATGACAATAAACATTAGTTGCATTTGAAACTTGTATGTAGGTGACTTCAAAACCAATCTTGAGTTCAATAAAGTCATGTCATGTGAAGTATTAGACATTTTAACCAACTTCCCTATGGCTCCTCTGTAGCATTGAATGTGAAGGTGTAATTAATTTATTCCCTAGAGTAATTACTGTCTCAGCTTAACTCCCCTGCTGAAGCCTCAATGAAGGGAAAGAGAAGGCCTACCTCAGAACAGGGAGCAGGATTTGGGGGGTCTGAAGGGATTATCGCTGGAGGGGACGCCGACCAGGAGGGGGTCCTTGGAGGCATTTTGCAGACAGAA containing:
- the LOC141001952 gene encoding afadin- and alpha-actinin-binding protein B isoform X3, producing the protein MMASRLGQRKLGRRLESSDSLLLRDPSPLDELSHSASWWADREEHREPRDPLRLKEMDEHVARLQDMLRCERVKCTHLQLRGNQQEAELRRREQHSNRLKERLSQLADRHREKGPSIEVLNFPQGGRGKREQPIKSFRPAAKREEATLRLMLERREAELREAMKLRHSLTTLLHALRVDMEHTLSDVVDVQDEVQTADKRLDQAEVALGDHVTGGVVQSWRQVQRRLDDFLSEGHTGVGTDHDKLLARLETDLKESQQLVRVQQQLLQDSVASPVPSELADSYFLEEWERLQVRWAEFDHQRQTFERERQCFTDAAIRLSHERRDFEQQKASLLKQQYLCDSPLCSKGAPRNNRRESSALNFSGLGPTSISGCLPITPSSTHSGAAAVSALHQRRVQTPSTPELYSALNLSYNCRVSEVDHLSGTWDSLADGMVHSPRTQHLDYNFDDRW
- the LOC141001952 gene encoding afadin- and alpha-actinin-binding protein B isoform X1, which codes for MMASRLGQRKLGRRLESSDSLLLRDPSPLDELSHSASWWADREEHREPRDPLREQLKEMDEHVARLQDMLRCERVKCTHLQLRGNQQEAELRRREQHSNRLKERLSQLADRHREKGPSIEVLNFPQGGRGKREQPIKSFRPAAKREEATLRLMLERREAELREAMKLRHSLTTLLHALRVDMEHTLSDVVDVQDEVQTADKRLDQAEVALGDHVTGGVVQSWRQVQRRLDDFLSEGHTGVGTDHDKLLARLETDLKESQQLVRVQQQLLQDSVASPVPSELADSYFLEEWERLQVRWAEFDHQRQTFERERQCFTDAAIRLSHERRDFEQQKASLLKQQYLCDSPLCSKGAPRNNRRESSALNFSGLGPTSISGCLPITPSSTHSGAAAVSALHQRRVQTPSTPELYSALNLSYNCRVSEVDHLSGTWDSLADGMVHSPRTQHLDYNFDDRW
- the LOC141001952 gene encoding afadin- and alpha-actinin-binding protein B isoform X2, with translation MASRLGQRKLGRRLESSDSLLLRDPSPLDELSHSASWWADREEHREPRDPLREQLKEMDEHVARLQDMLRCERVKCTHLQLRGNQQEAELRRREQHSNRLKERLSQLADRHREKGPSIEVLNFPQGGRGKREQPIKSFRPAAKREEATLRLMLERREAELREAMKLRHSLTTLLHALRVDMEHTLSDVVDVQDEVQTADKRLDQAEVALGDHVTGGVVQSWRQVQRRLDDFLSEGHTGVGTDHDKLLARLETDLKESQQLVRVQQQLLQDSVASPVPSELADSYFLEEWERLQVRWAEFDHQRQTFERERQCFTDAAIRLSHERRDFEQQKASLLKQQYLCDSPLCSKGAPRNNRRESSALNFSGLGPTSISGCLPITPSSTHSGAAAVSALHQRRVQTPSTPELYSALNLSYNCRVSEVDHLSGTWDSLADGMVHSPRTQHLDYNFDDRW